Genomic segment of Benincasa hispida cultivar B227 chromosome 1, ASM972705v1, whole genome shotgun sequence:
ctttttcaagattttgcAGAAGAAAAgcttggttacctagatatgagatacAAAGATGATGAAAAATTTTCGGCAGCATAACAatgctaccacaacaaaaccaaaaatttaccttgaacctgttcaaagaaacacactcccaaaaatatttcacaaccacttgttctcaacaaaactatcagaattcccaaaaaatgaatattcaagaatacatacatcaataagcaaatttagctcacaatatacttcaaacctcaaaagttgtcacaaagactaccatagtgcatgaataacccacaaTATACAAGAGTTACTAGTTTTAGAACTTAAAATTTGGAATGGATAAAGCTtacatattaaatattttaaggcTACATAAGAATTGGAATGTATAAAGATAAAACAATAGTACATAACTTATAACATTTCGGATCATTAGTTTTCAGAAGAGGCATTTCCTGTTCAAATTAACGTATTGAATGAACAGCAGAAATAAAAATTTACTCTTTCAAgtaacaaattaaaattaagcttTCATTAATATCATCGTGtgttaaaaaaagaaacatttttGGAATGAAATATCATATGCAGAGAATGTAATGTTTCACAGCTCAAAATAGAACTAAACCTCACCTGATACAAGGCTCTCAGTGCATCTACCTTAGAGAATGGGTGAGAATACCTGCCAATTGATAAACTACAATCACAGAGCTCCATTTGAATATAGAGTTGTTCATTTTCAAACCTTGAAAAGTAGTATCCAACAATGTTTTCATGAGATCCTACATATTCAATAGAGGATAACAatcgagaaaaaaaataaaaaaaattgcaccagagaagaaaaagagaacaatgacaacaaataaatataataaatggaAAACCATATCTAGATAAATTTACTAACCTAAAGCTGCCAAAGCTTGAACTTCCATCAAAGCTCTCCTCCTacaaagggaaggaaaaacttCAATTACATATTTGCTAGTGTTTAGAGGTTAAACATATACAGACACGCACCAAAAGAAGTAACCTTTTTATGTCTTGATTCAATGGTCTTGTGCTTTGTTTGACAGCACATAAGCAGCCATCAATCCTCTTCAATACCTTGAAGACACGGCTAAAATTTTCAGTCCCTATTTGCTGAAAATAGACTGAAGTTATTGCAAAATTTGATAGCCTGAATTGAATATTAATAGAAAAAATCCCAATCTCTATCAACAGAAGCTTGCAGATACTAACTAGATGTTTCTGGATACCTTTATCTATGAAAATCAGTGTGATATCTTGAAAGACCATCTCCACTAAACAGCGTAGGAAAAAATcctacacaaaattgaaaaacacaaaactaATTCATTTCctagaaaaacacaaaactgTACCTGCACATTTTGTTCTTTGATTACCAAATGGGTCTATGCCTACATCTGAAGCATCTTTCAAGTATGGGTTCTTCATGCAAGGAGAAGGCATAACTCGACAGTGTAGAGAAACTGCAGATTGAGAAACATAGTTTTGTTTCTTTGGCATTGCCATTGTCTCTTTCTCCATATCCACATCATCTGCTCCAAGCATGTCGTTTCAAGTTCCACAATTTGTTCACAGCCAGATAAACTTGGACTCAGAGGATGTACTAAAACACTTTCTGCGCCAAAATGAATATTAAATGAAGAAAACTATTACATTACATTTTTCGAACAACTTAAATCACTAATTTCAGAAACAAATACAAGGCTGTTAGATTTTGAAGCcccaaaaatattttagatCAATGTCCCCATATTGATCAATGACTCCGACACTAATTCTCATTAGTTGCAAGTGATTAACCATttaccattatttatttggaaaGTTCAGCTTATAAGAATAATGATTTACTTCATTTTAAGAGGAGAGGAGAAAAGCTTTAAGAGAAACTAGTGTTTTTCATAAACACTGGTTTATGATAAGAATACACTAGTTTCATAAACCAAAACTACAAATACACTTTCTCGAGGAGAGGAGAGCAAAGCTTGTGATAAGAATAAGTTACTTCATTTTAAGAGAGTTTTTCCAAACTTATAAGAATAATGGTTGTCACCAAATAAGTAAAATAGTGTTTCAGGATGGGTTATAACACTGTGTAAGAGCATATAAGAATTCcctttattatcattattatctgTTGGGGGCGGTATGTACCATCTAAGAGAAACTACCTGTAATTCTGAATGTTCATTGTCAGTTCCTTGAATGACTAAATGGTCAACTGCTGGGTCAATGACTCGATTCCAATGTTTCATAGTAAGAATTCCAGCGAACAATGCATAAAGATCTTCCCAAACACCCAATTTCTTAATGTTTTCCTTTATTGCTTCAGCatcaaaaaatattaaagtCTAACACTAAGGGAGAGAAATAACACCAGATGGCAAGTGAAGACAGAGACATGCTAGCAACAAGAATACATTGAGACAACACTTCAATGAATTAAGAGGGAAATACCTTCCAAAGGGCAGCATAGTTAAATCTTATGTTGAAGTCAAGATCTTTATACAACCCATGGTCCAAAAGTACCAACTGTGGCTTCCTCTTGCCTGTGTGCCGACAGAACAAGAATTCACAAATCAACATTAACATTCTTTTATCTCATAAAGAACAGGCAAGGCTACAAATTGATATCTCAAGAAGTTATCTATAGgttttttaacaaataaattgatcatttagtaagagCTCACCAAAGATGCTCCTTCTATTAGAAGGTAAGGGACGGACAAGCAAGTTTGCAGCATGAGGGTCACAGTGCAAAATCCATGCTTATATATGATCTCAGAAAATGCATGACTAACCTGTATAATAAGTTCGAGGTAATTTTATCAGCAAGTGACGTAAAACTCATATCATTGATTCATAATATGGTCAAGCAAgcaatttaaaaagattttaaaataacaTCTCAATGAATGGTCTGAATTCCTAAACCTGTAAAACATCTTCTGGCTAGTCAGATAAAactgtaaataaataaataaaagtttacaAACCACGTGAGCATATAAGACTATCAAGTGGGTAAAGAAAGGAACACTCTATGAACGaagacaaaatataaataatgctCATAAATAAACCTAACTTTCTTGAATAAACGAAATGTGTGGTCTTACTAATTTTGCAACTTCTGATGGTTGAACCCCAAGCTTCTGAATGGCCTTAACATCATTTATTTGAGCACCATCCATAAACTTCATAGTCAATAACTTTGAGGTACTTAAGTTCCAAAACAGTGACTGAAATACCAATTTTAGGACAGAAACCCTCATTTTCTAACCAAAGTAATTTGTGTTTGTTCGAAACAATTCCAATATTCTCATAGAATCTCTGATATTCTGATATAAAATAGGAGATCACCATGAACAGAAAGCTTACAAGTGGAATAGAAAGGGGGAAAAATCCAGTTAAGTTCCTAACCTTAAAAATAACCTTAATAACATGAGCATTGAGGAGAGGAAAATCGGATTCAATGTTGTGCAAAACAGAAAAGGCATataatttcatattattttaagCCCAACAAATTTGCCTATCAGAGATTAGTTTATGAAAGAACTTGGGAAAACACGTTGAATAAGATCTCAAGGGTTCTCAAGAATACATCTTCAGAAGGAAATCTACCTGATTTAGAATGAGAAGACTAACATGCGACCTAGCATTAAAGCATAATGGTAAGAGAAATCTGgaacaataaaattttcaagGGCTTAAATTCATGACCAAAAGCTAGCAAATAAGACATTGAAAATCCCATAGTTTCTTTTAGTATAAATTTAACTGTTGTCAAGTCAACAATTAAACAACTTGGGGAAAAAAGGAGGAAAGTTCATCGACATCCACGTGAAAACTGAAGAATCATGAGAGAGAATTTCTCATGACATAAAAAGAGTACATATAATCAAAGAAAAAGGAGTGTAGGAGAAGGGGCATACAACTGAAAGAAGTGTAGGAGACAGAGAGGAAAACCTACCTTTGGAAAACTTTCACTAACCTCATCAACCAACCAcctaaatcaaaacaaaaaaaacattcttCATCATAAGAGATCATATATCACCAAAAGTCTATGGAACAATATTATTGTTGCAGAATATTTTTCAAGATAGAGCATAACTTTTCTTCATTTAGAGTATATAGATGCATGATTTATATGGGTTTTATATGGATAGAATGCATTCATCAACAAACCCTTAACAAGGTCATAAGATGTTCTAGAACATTACCTATAATCAACAGAAGGAAAAAGTCGATATAGGGTGTTCACAATTAATGTAACACTAGCATTATCTGTAGCTACAGTATCAATCATATGAGTGTGCTACACCTGAATATAAAGGGACCATAGGTAAACAAAATTGACCCTCAAAAGTCAAATCAATATAAATACATGTGAATTCAAGTTCAAATTTATTGAGTACAACAAGACCTTCACAATAACTTTTTGCCCATCATGGGTACGAGTAACATGCACTTGTGCAAGGGAAGCACTGGCTATTGGATCAGGATTAAATTCAGAAAAGATCTGCACATGAGAAGGCTTGCTTCATGAGACAAATGTCTATGGGCTGTATGGCATCCCGTTGTATTTCATCTACTTGGAGGTACGAAGTAACTCTATCTGCTAAGACTTTTCCCTGTGTAAATGCAGATAGTATGTCAGGAAGACTGGATATTGGATATGGTAGCATTTGGAAGGAAGCCAATGCAGAGATGACTTAGTAATTAAAGTTGCAACTATTGCACCCAATGACCCCAAACCAGATTTGTATGTAAAAGGAAAATCagtggaaaaaaatagaaaaatttagcATAATCATGAGTTCTTACTTTATTTTCATCTCTAAAGTTTGCACCAAGAGCCATACGAATGATCCATAAAATGAAGTTGCAAATCCACCATCCTCGCAGAAGGCAAGGGTACTTGATTGACCTATTACGAATGATTCCACAAACTACAACCACCGCAACTCCTCATGTCACTTGCATAATCTCTGAGGAAAATGCTGAGATTTTCAAACAGCAACAAGATCCAATCCCGTTTAGAAGAGCACAGAACATCAAAACATGGATCGCTCATTAGAAAATGGTGAAAGCTACAGTGGCTTTGTAAGAAACGCTTAAATTCTGGCCAACTGGGAGGTTTTTCGGTACTTgatccatctttcttcttcctcatcgcTGATAATCTGATACGTGAACGATACATTTcgtaaaaaaaatgaaggaataAGATTCCCACGAACCCTAATTGCACTCTGACAGTCAAATGTTCGCCAAGACATGGAGATTCAAGCAGCTGCCATAGCCAATGACCTTCGAATGTGGGCAACCATAAACGAACAACGGGCAAAATTAGGGTAAGAGGCTTGGGGtaagagagaaatgaaatgGTTGGGCGGCGCCAGAATGGATAtagaaaaattagggttttttcattaaagtaagaaaaagaaataataaattagaactttaatgtcggttttaaactgacattaaagcctatcttcaatgtcggtttaaaaccgacattaaagatccgtgttttttttttaaaccgacattgtatctccagtttcactttttccaaccgacattaaaggccaaaattcttgtagtgtaacaatctacaaagcgggccgcattcatagtgtcaccataATAAAGGTTTCCAtactatatccatatactatagaccattttggttatcacttaaagcatgatccacctgtatgtctctacattcATGCTTAGGTTACcgcgacaaccagggatcttagtttattggtatgtggtaaagcaaataaaacatctcatgtttcatagacataagtgtttacaaactacaagacccaatgagcgtttagggcatcaaccccaaaaatctcccacttgtcctaacgCGAGTGAGATGTACAAAATaataagtacaaaacaatatactagggcactaaggcccaatacaaaaatctcccatttgtcctagtCTAGTacaacttctagatcagtcaggaacttcctgagccaaacggactccttagcagcttcacaagctgctacatactcggcctccatcgtggagtcagtgatgcacctctgcttagtgcttcaccacatTACAACTCCTCCGtgaagagtgaacactgaccttgaagtggatttcagagaatccttatcaatctgaaaatcagagttcgtttaactagtaaggatcaaatccttagatccatacacgagcatgtagtcccttattctccgaagatacttgaggatgttcttgactgcggtccagtgaccctgtcttggattagactgatacttACTGATAatccccacagcgtagcagatgtctggtctagtaaagagcatcacatacatcaaaataCCAACGGCAAATGCATAGGGGACCTGTCTCATCTCTtaaacctcttgaggcatcttaggacacatttccttagacaatgtaactccatgcttgAAAAGAAGTAGGCCCCTTTTAGAGTTCTACATCAAGTACTtgaacaacatcttgtcaatgtacgatgcctgagacagtgctagtagtttgttctttcgatcccaaaagatctgaatatcaagaacaaactgagcctctcctaaatcttttatttggagtTGGGTCGCTatccagttcttaactgtagttaatagacctacatcattctcaatgagtcgtgtacatacaacactagaaaaactactaaagtgttgatgattttcttgtagatacaaggctcatcaaattttggtcaaagccgtatgatttgatcgcagtatcaaactgaatgttccaagatcgagacgcctgtttcaacATATAAATGGaacgattcagtttgcaaaccttttgctctttccttgggctatgaatcccacgggctgcaccatataaatggtctccttaagattaccattcagaaaggcagtcttaacatccatttgccatatctcatagtcataataagtagcaatggacaggaggatgcagatagacttcaacatggcaacaggcgagaaagtctcctcatactcgactccctccacctgggtataacccttcgCCACAAGTCTAggcttgaaggtttgcaccttcccattggcaccccgtttcctcttgtagatccatttgcaaactataggttttaccccatcaggctgatctacaagatcccatactgagttgaagtacatcggctccatcttgagatccatggctttgacccattcatcctagTCAACATtcttcattgccttctgataagacaacaaATCCTCAACCTTGCCATTGGCTACCATAACCAGGATTtaagtgaaacccatatagcgaacaagtgggttcacaaccctccaactacatcgaggttcccttaactcttgaggtggaactgacctatcagatgaactaccatcaataactcttgctgatgaagcaggtccttcaacaactcttgtacctttggggtagcctacaaagaggcacaatctcgaccgtggttccaatttctttggattagccttaagcacatgtgctggacaaacCCATACGTGGAAGcgacgcaaactagctttacgcccgttccacaacttcaaaggtgttctcgcaacactcttggaagggaACACAATATCCATACATTgcaatctccactgcaaaaccccaaaacgagtctggtatggaaacgtaactcatcatcgatcgaaccatgtccaataaggttttgtttctcctcttcgctacaccattctactgaggtgtacccgatgctgagagttaggaaatgattccatgttctatcaaatagttctagaaccTTGaacccaaaaactctccaccacaatcagatctaagtgttttaatccatctatccaatgtgttttcaactacagccttgaactctctgaacttttcaaaggattcagacttccgttgcatcaaataaacatacacaTGTCGAGAGTattcatcagtaaaagtgatgaaatactcatagcctcccctggctcgcacattcattggaccacaaaggtttgaatgcagtaactctagaggctctttggctcgataaccttttccagtaagaggccttttagtcatcttgccttcaaggcaagattcacacattCGGtaaaagaattgtcttctaactcatttagaagttcatattcttcaccaacctctcaatcctagtGAGACTAAtatgccctaatcgaaggtgccaagaTAGGCATTTTCCTTAAGAGAAACCCTTTTgttcatttattttgagttacgacagttttaacaTCTTTATTTATGGAGGGAACTCGTTGCTAACgtccttagcacatacaagatttTTTCCAGATTTGTTGAAACAGATtttaactccatttttatgaataaacactttttgatattaaaaattattagtaTAATTACACTGaatcagacactttacagaaatcaagttctTTTTTAACTCGAGAACTACAATAAACATCATTCAAATTATTAACTTCTTCTGTTAAAGTCAACTagagccctcccactgccacaactgagacgacgtggcCAGTGACTACTCGCATCGTTATCTCTCCAGCCTTAAGCTGCCGTCAGGATCTAATCcattaaaaagaagaacaaacatgattagtggccctagagacaataatccaggcagaatcatcattctccactaaacaggtttctaaaactagtaaatcatatttaccttgttttgacttggccttagccttcttctccTCCTTGATCCAACATGGACAATTtcgcttccagtgcccatcctggctacaatggaaacacttttcttTGTCACCAGGCGCGGGTCGCCTTCCTCGCTGGGCAATAGGCTGTGGGTTAGTAGACACCTTCCTCTTCCCTttaccaccattcttcttcttccacttagaAGTGCTaaaagtagaaggtgcaaactttgttcctgaggttgagcctttatggaacttctttgatgaagaggcaacatttgccttaccaacctttttctccttactttttagcaaggattggaatgtctgcaactcgttgaggagagttgtatgAAGAAAATCGTACataaggattttcatgagcagcagaatgattgttccaaattccattcgaaattgaacatacacaattacagtacatAAACAgaaactaactggtcatgcaacaac
This window contains:
- the LOC120077837 gene encoding wee1-like protein kinase; this translates as MLGADDVDMEKETMAMPKKQNYVSQSAVSLHCRVMPSPCMKNPYLKDASDVGIDPFGNQRTKCAVYFQQIGTENFSRVFKVLKRIDGCLCAVKQSTRPLNQDIKRRRALMEVQALAALGSHENIVGYYFSRFENEQLYIQMELCDCSLSIGRYSHPFSKVDALRALYQEMPLLKTNDPKCYKLCTIVLSLYIPILM